A region from the Pempheris klunzingeri isolate RE-2024b chromosome 17, fPemKlu1.hap1, whole genome shotgun sequence genome encodes:
- the desi1a gene encoding desumoylating isopeptidase 1, translated as MDKSTTRYNVQLYIYDLSRGMARSLSPIMLGKQLDGIWHTAIVAYGDEFFFGGEGISSCSPGGTMLGPPDTVVELGETEVSEEIFMDYLSSLGESTYRGDRYRLFEHNCNTFTNEVAQFLTGKHIPSYITDLPSEVLSTPFGQILRPILDSIHIAPPGGNVINGGRNI; from the exons ATGGATAAGAGTACTACGCGATACAATGTGCAACTATATATTTACGATCTATCGAGAGGAATGGCCCGCAGCCTCAGTCCCATCATGTTAG GAAAGCAACTGGATGGAATCTG GCACACGGCTATAGTGGCATACGGTGATGAGTTCTTCTTCGGAGGGGAGGGAATCTCCAGCTGTTCACCG ggcGGCACAATGCTCGGTCCTCCAGACACTGTGGTAGAGCTGGGGGAGACTGAAGTGTCTGAGGAGATCTTCATGGATTACCTCTCTTCCCTGGGAGAAAGCACATACAG AGGTGACAGGTATCGTCTGTTCGAGCACAACTGCAACACCTTCACCAACGAGGTGGCTCAGTTCCTGACTGGCAAGCACATCCCCTCCTACATCACCGACCTTCCATCTGAAGTCCTCTCCAC ACCGTTTGGCCAGATACTGCGGCCCATTCTGGACTCCATCCACATCGCCCCTCCAGGAGGTAACGTCATCAACGGGGGAAGAAACATCtaa